Genomic DNA from Candidatus Kaiserbacteria bacterium:
GATAGACTTATTTTCTCGCTCTGTCAATTGACATAATTGTAATGTGTGGTACTTTTTAATTCAGTTTTGTTTACTTTTTATGTTTTTTGAAAATTTAGATAGGAGTACCCATCATGTTCCCACAAATCAAAGACAGTATCTCTGTCTTATATCGAAAGGTTCGAGATACCTACGAAGTGAATTTTCTCTTCAATGCAAGTAGCGTAGTCCTCCCATTTCACCTTAACAAGGCAGCCTTTGACTGCTTGCAGTATCTCGATGGCTTGCATTCCATTGAAGAAATTGAAGCGAAGTCAAATCTTCCAGTTGCTGAAGTAAAAAGATTGGTATTGGCTTTGCAAAAAAGTCGTGTGCTAACTACAAGAAAGCAACTGGCTGTTATTAAGCAAGATAGGTTCGCAACGCAGCGTAACTTCTTTGCGGAATTTGAGACAAGAACTCAATCTCGCGAAGTTATGCAAGATCGGTTGCATCAGGCACGGGTTGCCATAATCGGCTTGGGTGGCATTGGCACTTGGGTTGCTCAAGGTCTCGCTCTTGCAGGTGTTCGCAACTTCGTCCTCGTTGACCCTGATGTCGTCGAATTATCAAACTTAAACAGGCAGTGCGTGTTTAATGTTGGCGACATCGGATCTTTGAAGGTTCAGGTGGCGGAGCAGAAACTTCGTACTACTGACCCTGAAATTTCAGTTCGAGGGGTCGTACGACGAGTTGTGTCAGTACGGGACTGCCTGGAGGAAATGAGAGATAGTAGCATAATCATCTCATGTGCAGATGATCCGAGCACCGATGCAGTGAATCGGATTGTTACCGAAGTTGGCTTTGAGCTGAACGTGCCTCATATTCTCTGCGGAGGATATGATGGTCATCTAAGCTTCATCGGGCCGACGGTCATTCCGGGAAAATCAGCTTGCTGGTTCTGTTATGAGTACGCGCTTGATAGACAACTTCATCGGGCCGAGTATCAGCAACTTGCCGTTACTAATGCGCATAGCAAAGGAGGAAATATCGCTGCAATCAGTGCGATAACAGCAAACTATCATGTGCTGGATGCACTGAAGGTCATTACCGGTTTCTTGAAGCCGACGATGACCAATAAGGCTGCGGAGTTGGATTTTCGTACCTACGATATCAACTTCCGTAAATTCAGAAAACGTCACACATGCCCATATTGCGGGCAGAAAAGAGGTGAGTAATGAGTATTGATTCGTATGTCGTATCAAAGCACCTCATGCTTGAAAGTGAAGATGGTGAGAATGGGGTTGTGATACACAATACTCGGACTGGCCATCGTCTTTCTTTGACTGAGGAATCTGTGAAGGTTCTTGAGGTTTTCCGTAGTGCCAAAAGCACGCAAGAAGCCGCAAGAGAGCTCGGTGTAGCTGAAGGTGAACTGTACGAGGAATTCCTGTCAATCATTGTTGCGTTTTCCGAAGCTTTCTTTCTTGTCTCTGTGACAGAGGGGAAGGCTGAAGAACCACTGTCTGTCGATAAGGACACCTTGTTTGTCAGTGCGCAAACACCCTTCGTGTACTGTCCTTCAGTCGACGTGGAGAACCTTGAAGAAGGGACAATTGTCGTTGCTGGCGTAAGTCTCGATCAGGCGACGACCGGTAATCCTGGCACTCGTCTTGGTCCTGACCGGCTTCGCGAAGTCTCGACAAAGTTTCTTGCATACGAGCGAGATATCTTCACAAGGAAAAGTCGGGGTTGGCACAACGCAGATCTCGGTACAGTAATCCTTGAAGGTGTTCCGTTTGGAGACCTAGGCAATGTCGCGTATCGAACCGGTGAGCCTTTAACTGCAGTGTACGAACGTTGCTACCGAGGTGCTCTGTTGTCACAACAGAGTGGTGCGCTCCCTGTGTTTATTGGGGGAGACCACTCAATTTCCGCTCCGCTTATCCGTGCGTGCGCAGAAGTCCATAGGGAAGTTGTCATTATCCACTTGGACGCACATACAGATATGGGTGAGTGGGAAGTTGGTTCTGAACATCATCATGGAAACGTCATGCGGCGAATGTTGTATGAAAACCCGACCGTGTGTCTGTTGCAGTTCGGGGTACGTGGCTTTGCCGGAGCTCCGCTTGGTGAAGTTCGTTGTGAGACGACAACCCAAGCAAGCATTGAAGAAGATATGGAACACGTGCTGCAAACTCAAGTACCAAAGGGGAAGAAATGTTACATTAGCCTCGATGTTGATGTGATTGATCCTTCCTTTGCGCCTGGGACAGGCACGCCAGTTCCGCTTGGGATGAACCCAAGAACTCTTCTGAAATTGCTCCGAGCGGTGGCAGAAAATAACCAAATTGTCGGCATGGATGTTGTTGAATTGAGTCCATCGCTTGATAGAGATGACATGACAACCAGCTTGGTCTTCCATGTTCTCATGAAAGTGTTGTACTGGATCACCTTAAAAAAGTGACCCTACGTTCTATTTGAAAGACCCGAGGCCTTCTTTGGCCCTCGGGTTTTCTTTTATATTTTAGAAGCAACACACATCCAGCGCAGTTGAATGTCTGATTTTGACTCGGGGTATATCGGTACTTCCTGTCTCGCTTCATAGTCTAGCCAAAACCTGAGGAATTTTATTTTTCCCATTTTGAGTATTTCACCCGTCGTTGGTTCAGCAAGATAAATATGGTCTTTATCTACTTTGTCTAAAACACTAAGGTGCCCAATGTATCCTTCTAGCATCCAAGAGAGGATAATAGCCGAATCTTTAGTGTTAAGTTCCATCAATTTTTCCCAGGAAGTGTTTTTAAAGACTTTTGTTTTGAGTCCGTAGTGCTGTAGCACATTCACCAGTTGTTTGTTGTATATACCTCCTTCCTTTTTGTAGTTAGTGACCTTAGTGATATCTGCGACTGTATGGGGTATATCAAAGTATTTCAGAGTCATTTCAATACTTGTAGGTCCGCAGGCACTAGCATCTCGTTGTTTTATAGGGGTTATCTTTGTACTTTTCATACAACCACTCGTTACTGCTTAACAATACTGAAATGATGGATGTTAATCCTCTTTCCACTTTTTACACGCGCTGACTCAAAAAGACCATCTTGTTTAAAGCCGACTTTTTCTAAAGCCTTCATCATTGGAGTGTTTCCTTCTTCTACCTCGGCACTAATAGTATAGATGTTCAGGTGTGCAAAAGAATAGTCAACCAAGGCGGTAATAACTTCAGTTGCTATTCCCTTACCCCAATAATTTTTATCGCCGATGACAATACCGAGATTTGCTACTCCGTGATACTCATTAAAATCGGTGAGTGCGACAGTTCCAATGGTTATCCCTGCGATTGCTTCAATTGACCAATAGAAACCCTCTTCGTCATTTTCGCACTCAGTAATGTATTCATACTGTGCAGCGATGTCCTGCACTGCACTTCGTGGTTCTGGCATAAA
This window encodes:
- a CDS encoding TOMM precursor leader peptide-binding protein, which codes for MFPQIKDSISVLYRKVRDTYEVNFLFNASSVVLPFHLNKAAFDCLQYLDGLHSIEEIEAKSNLPVAEVKRLVLALQKSRVLTTRKQLAVIKQDRFATQRNFFAEFETRTQSREVMQDRLHQARVAIIGLGGIGTWVAQGLALAGVRNFVLVDPDVVELSNLNRQCVFNVGDIGSLKVQVAEQKLRTTDPEISVRGVVRRVVSVRDCLEEMRDSSIIISCADDPSTDAVNRIVTEVGFELNVPHILCGGYDGHLSFIGPTVIPGKSACWFCYEYALDRQLHRAEYQQLAVTNAHSKGGNIAAISAITANYHVLDALKVITGFLKPTMTNKAAELDFRTYDINFRKFRKRHTCPYCGQKRGE
- a CDS encoding arginase family protein; translated protein: MSIDSYVVSKHLMLESEDGENGVVIHNTRTGHRLSLTEESVKVLEVFRSAKSTQEAARELGVAEGELYEEFLSIIVAFSEAFFLVSVTEGKAEEPLSVDKDTLFVSAQTPFVYCPSVDVENLEEGTIVVAGVSLDQATTGNPGTRLGPDRLREVSTKFLAYERDIFTRKSRGWHNADLGTVILEGVPFGDLGNVAYRTGEPLTAVYERCYRGALLSQQSGALPVFIGGDHSISAPLIRACAEVHREVVIIHLDAHTDMGEWEVGSEHHHGNVMRRMLYENPTVCLLQFGVRGFAGAPLGEVRCETTTQASIEEDMEHVLQTQVPKGKKCYISLDVDVIDPSFAPGTGTPVPLGMNPRTLLKLLRAVAENNQIVGMDVVELSPSLDRDDMTTSLVFHVLMKVLYWITLKK
- a CDS encoding C39 family peptidase, with the protein product MKSTKITPIKQRDASACGPTSIEMTLKYFDIPHTVADITKVTNYKKEGGIYNKQLVNVLQHYGLKTKVFKNTSWEKLMELNTKDSAIILSWMLEGYIGHLSVLDKVDKDHIYLAEPTTGEILKMGKIKFLRFWLDYEARQEVPIYPESKSDIQLRWMCVASKI
- a CDS encoding GNAT family N-acetyltransferase encodes the protein MKVPTIKSESYLLRPFKTSDAELWQTWDIDPEVQAFMPEPRSAVQDIAAQYEYITECENDEEGFYWSIEAIAGITIGTVALTDFNEYHGVANLGIVIGDKNYWGKGIATEVITALVDYSFAHLNIYTISAEVEEGNTPMMKALEKVGFKQDGLFESARVKSGKRINIHHFSIVKQ